ACCTACAACTATGAAAAGGCTCTTTTCATTTCTGGCCATTGTATTGGTCATTTTTATCAGTAACTGTTCTCGCATACCCGAAAACAACGACCCCATATTGGGTGTTTGGGCAAGAGCGGCAATAGCTGAAAACGACAAAGACCAAGGCACCCTTACGGAACGACAAGAGTGGATTTTCAACGATGCCTATTTGGGCCGCTATCATCATTACTCTGGTGATAAACTTGAATTCTATACAGACTTTGGCTGGAGTGTGGACAATGGCATTTATACCATCGAATACCATGGCACCGATATGCCCAGTGCCACTGTAATTCTCAAAAAAACGAATCAACCTGAAACGCTTGCCCATACCGACGGTACCACGTTTGCGGTTCGGGAATAACAATATAACACTCCATGGAAATGAAGAAGGCCCGGTTGGATGACCCGGGCCTTTTTATTATTGGTTGATTGAATGGTCTGTTCACTATCGAAAGCCAAAGTTAATACCGGCCGTCAACGTACTGAATTCTGAAATGTTGTAATCGACATTGATTCTAAAGAAACCTAGTTTTAGCTTGGTACCGATATTGGCCGTTACACCACTTACTTTTTCAGTGATTGAAAAGGGGTCTTCATAGGTGGTCTGAAATGGTCCCTGTCGAACAATATAGGTGCCCAGTACGTCGGTTTCCGATTTTCCGGTCACATAGCCCAAACCGCCATAAAAATTGATGACGGGCATCTTGGTGGATACCACTGCACTAAAATTCCACGTGTTGAATTGGGTGTCAATTCGTTGGTTTTCGCCCGCGATAACATCTGTGTCGGTAAAATCATACTCCCCGTTCAAACTGGTATAGCCTATAACTGCCGAAATGGCCACTGGCAACAACTTATCTGCGGGCAGGGCTTTTGTAAAATCGTATTGGAGGCCACCCCCCAATAGGCTAATGGAGACATCATCAGTATTGATCTTTGGCAGAAAGCGTGCCTTGACCTCAAGACCTTTTATCAACCCTACGCTAGCCTGTAAATAGCCTGAAGGAACAAAATTGATTCCTTCAGAGGAAAGACCAGAAGGTAGTTCAAACTCGGCCCGTTCGGTGACGCCGGGTGCAATCTCGGCCTCTACAAAAACTCGTACGCCTTCAATATCGCCCAAAGCGGTCGACACTGATTTCGACGTACTGCCATCTACAAATTGCAGGTTTTCGTAGTCTGCCGTATTCAATGTAAAGGCCTTTTTATCGTCTTTGTTCTTAAAACCGGTGATGTTTCCTATCAATGATATTTCAAATCCACCCAAAGGTTTGGCATCGCCAGAATTATACCATCCGTTCGACATATTGAAGATAGCGGCTTCTGAGACCGGGGCCAAGTAGGCCGTGGTGAACCGTTCTGCATCGCTCAACCCTGCTGCAAACAGGTCGTTTATGTTTGACTGCGCCATTGCCAATGATCCCCATGACAAAAGCATACAAAGAAAAATTTTCTTCATGTTGTAAAATTTTTCCTAAAACTAAAAAACCCTGACCGTTCCGTCAGGGTTTTTGTTGTGAAACTACCGTTACTTATGCATCAATGTTCGCATATACGGCATTTTTCTCAATAAATTCACGTCTTGGCGGCACCTCATCGCCCATCAACATGGAGAAAATACGATCAGATTCCGTTGCATTGTCTATGGTCACCTGACGCAAGGTCCTGTACTGGGGGTTCATGGTCGTATCCCAAAGCTGCTCGGCGTTCATCTCTCCAAGACCTTTATAGCGTTGCACACTGGCCCCACCGCCCATAGATTCAATAATCTCATCGCGCTCTTTGTCATTCCATGCATATCGCTTTTTAGAGCCTTTTTTGACAAGGTATAAAGGGGGTGTGGCAATGTACACATGGCCCGCCTCGATCAATTCGCGCATATAGCGGAAGAAAAATGTTAAAATAAGTGTTTCGATGTGGCTACCATCAACATCGGCATCACACATGATAATGACCTTATGATAACGAAGTTTTTCAAGGTTCAAGGCCTTACTGTCTTCTTCGGTTCCAATAGTGACCCCCAAGGCAGTATAGATATTCCGTATCTCTTCATTCTCAAAGACCTTATGCTGCATGGCCTTTTCAACGTTCAAGATTTTACCACGCAACGGTAGAATGGCCTGAAAATTTCGGTCGCGACCCTGTTTTGCGGTGCCACCGGCAGAATCACCCTCAACCAAGAACAATTCACAGTTTTCGGGGTTTTGGTCTGAGCAGTCTGAAAGCTTACCTGGCAAGCCGCCACCCGTCATCGGGTTCTTTCGCTGTACCATTTCCCGCGCCTTTTGGGCCGCATGACGTGCCTGTGCCGCCAAAATCACCTTCTGCACCACACTTTTGGCATCGTCTGGGTGTTCTTCAAGGTAATTGGTCAACATCTCTGAAACGGCTTGGCTCACGGCACTTGAGACCTCTCTATTGCCCAATTTGGTCTTGGTCTGGCCCTCGAACTGTGGCTCTGCCACTTTCACGGACACAATGGCCGTAAGACCTTCCCTAAAATCATCGCCCGATACCTCGAACTTCAATTTATCGAGCATACCGGAGTTGTCGGCATATTTCTTTAAAGTCGTTGTCAGGCCCCTTCTAAAGCCTGAAAGGTGGGTACCTCCCTCGTGGGTATTGATATTGTTTACGTACGAATGTAGGTTTTCAGTATAGCTATTGTTGTAGACCATTGCCACTTCAACAGGAATGCCGTTCTTTTCGCCCTCCATTGAGATGACATCTTGGATCAAGGGCTCACGATTGCCATCCAAAAACCTGATGAATTCTTTGAGGCCTTCTTCAGAATAAAATATTTCGCTGATGTATTCCCCTTTTTCGTCTTTATTGCGCTTGTCGGTAAGCGTAATGGTAACCCCTTTATTCAAATAGGAAAGTTCACGCATTCTATTGGCCAAGGTCTCATAGTTGAACTCGGTCGTCTGCGTAAAAATCTGATGGTCGGGTTTGAAGGTGACAATGGTTCCGGTCTCGCTGCTCTCGCCCACGCTCTTTACCGGATATAGGGTCTTGCCCCGCTCATACTCCTGCTCCCATATCTTTCCCTCGCGATGTACCGTAGCCTTTAGGCTCACCGAGAGCGCGTTTACCACCGAAACACCCACACCGTGCAAACCGCCCGAAACCTTGTAGGAATCTTTGTCAAATTTACCCCCTGCACCGATCTTGGTCATGACAACCTCAAGCGCAGAGACACCTTCTTTTTTATGCAGGCCCACGGGGATGCCCCTACCGTTATCTTTGACCGTAATGGAATTATCTTCGTTTATGATGACCGAGATAGTATCACAATGACCGGCCAAGGCTTCATCAATAGAGTTATCGACCACCTCATATACCAAATGGTGCAGCCCTCGGGTACCCACATCGCCGATGTACATCGAGGGCCTCATTCGAACATGTTCCATGCCCTCAAGGGCCTGAATACTATCTGCAGAATATTGCTTTGAATTGACTTCTTCGCTCATAAAATCTTGCTTGTTTGTTCTCAAATTTCAAAATCCTACAAATATAAGCAATACCCAATGAAATTAAGGGTTTGCGGCACTTTAATGCCGCTAAGTTATTAACAAGGTTTTGTGGAAAAATTAGCTTTCAAAAAGACAAAAAACAGTTAGGATCTTTAACCGAAAACCCCGACGCTTCGGTCGGGGTCACGGACTAATTAAAATAAATTGAAAAACAAGCCATTTTTCAGACCCTTTGGCTATGCCTATCTGCCGACAGGCAGGCTCAGGGTTAATTTGACCATCATTTAAAAAAAATATAGGTCGTCTTAAAATGAAAACAAGCTTTACTTTACGTAGGCATCGGCGTGCACTTTGGCCACCGCCCTGCCCGATGGGTCGTTCATGTTCTTGAAGGCCTCATCCCACTCCAATGCTATTTTGGTGCTACAAGCCACGGAGGGCTCTTGTGGCACGCTCAAAGCAGCGGCATCTGAAGGAAAATGGCTTTCAAATATGGAACGGTAATAGTATTCTTCTTTGGTGGTCGGGGTCTGTATCGGAAACTTGAAATGGGCGTTTTTCATCTGCTCATCTGAAACCTCCTTTTCGACCAATTCTTTTAAGGTATCAATCCAACTGTAGCCCACGCCATCAGAAAACTGTTCTTTTTGTCTCCAGGCAACGCTTTCGGGCAAGTACGACTCAAACGCCTTTCGAATTACCCATTTTTCCATACGCTCACCGTTGATCATCTTGTCTTTGGGGTTGATGCGCATGGCAACATCGATAAATTCCTTGTCTAAAAAAGGCACACGCCCCTCAATGCCCCAAGCGGCCAACGACTTGTTGGCCCGTAGACAGTCGTACATATGAAGTTTGCCCAGTTTTCTGACTGTTTCTTCATGGAAATCTTTTGGGCTCGGTGCCTTATGAAAATACAGATACCCACCGAACAACTCATCGGCACCCTCGCCCGAGAGCACCATTTTTATGCCCATCGACTTAATGACCCTGGCCATCAAATACATCGGGGTTGAAGCCCGAATGGTAGTGATATCGTACGTTTCAATGTTGTAGATGACATCCTTGATGGCATCAAGGCCCTCTTGAATGGTGAACTTGATCTCGTGATGGACCGTGCCGATATAATCGGCTACCAATCGCGCGGCAGCCAGGTCAGGTGAACCTTCTAAACCTACCGAAAAAGAGTGCAACTGAGGCCACCACGCATCTTTGGTATCATCTGACTCTATTCTTTTTTGGGAATATTTCTTTGCTATTGCAGAAGTGACCGACGAATCTAAACCGCCCGAAAGCAAGACTCCATATGGCACATCAGACATCAACTGCCTGTGAACGGCCGCTTCAAGGGCCTCACGCACCTCTCGTATGCTGGTTTCGTTTTCTTTGACGGCCTCGTACTCCATCCAATCCCTTTGGTACCATTGCTTGAGCTCTCCATCGGAACTGTGCAAATAATGCCCAGGGGGAAAGAGCTCTATCTTTGAGCAAACCCCTTCCAACGCCTTTAACTCTGAGGCCACGTAAAATGTTCCGTTGCGGTCCCACCCCATATAAAGTGGAATGATGCCCATATGATCACGGGCAACAAAGTATTCATCTTTTTCCGTATCGTAGATGGCAAATCCGAAGATACCGTTCAACTCATCTATAAAATCTGGGCCCTTTTTTTGGTACAAGGCCAAGATGACCTCACAGTCAGACTGGGTCTTGAAATCATACGTGCCCTCAAATTGCTTTCTGAGCTCTCTATGGTTGTACATTTCACCATTGGCCGCCAATATCAACTTCCCATCAGGGCTCACCAATGGCTGTTTGCCCGAGGCGGGATCCACGATGGCCAAACGTTCATGGGCCAAAATGGCCTTATCATCCGCATATATTCCACTCCAATCAGGCCCCCTGTGCCTCACTTTTTTGGACATTTCCAACAATTGGGGCCGTAACGTCTCGGTGCTTTCCTTTAAATCAAACGCACATACAATTCCACACATAAATCATTTGGTTTAATAATCTTTGACAAAGATGTGTCGATAATTACTATTTAAAAACAATAATTGGTAAAATGGTTTCATTATGAAATAAATATTCATCCTTATTGTTATATTTATAATAATAATTTGCTTTTTGCACACACAGTCATTTCAAACCGAAAGTGAAAAATTTAACTACTTTTTATAAAACAGGAACAAGAATAGGTTCTAGCTTTGGCTTTTAACCAAAATATAAATCATGAAAAAAATCTATTTGCTTTTAACACTGGTTCTGGCATTGGTTTTCAACAACGAGACCAACGCCCAAGAATTCAGTGGCCTTGACAAGAGTCCGGCCGATATCGCCGCCTATCCTTCAAGTTACAGGGTTTCAGACAAGGCCGTTCGAGTCATCTACAGCAGACCGCAGCTAAAAGGCCGTAGCCTTTCTGAGCTGGCCCCGGAGGGCAAGGTCTGGAGAACTGGCGCCAACGAAGCGCCTGAAATTACTTTTTACAAGGACGCCAAAGTAGGCGGACAGGACATTAAAGCGGGAACCTACTCCCTTTTTACCATACCCGGCGAAAATGAGTGGACCATTATCTTGAACAAGAACCTCAACCAATGGGGGGCCTATTCGTATGATAGTGATGCCGATGTAGCCCGCATAAAAGCCAAGGCCAGCAGTAGCTCTGAAAGCCTAGAGGCATTTTCAATTACTTTTGATAATAATGGAAACATGCACATGGGCTGGGGCACCACCCGTGTTGAAGTACCGATCAGTTACTAAGAAACACTTCTTTAAGAGTTAGAAAACCGCGGCGATTGCCGCGGTTTTTTTTTGTATGTAAGTCAGCTACCTATCCAAAATTGTCTTCAGGAACCAACTTCCCTGATCAATGAAGCCGCTATAACTTTTGTTTCACTTCACTTGCTCCCCACCCAAAAAAACCTGCTCGGCTTTTAGATTTGGAATATTCGCTTCGGGAATGGACATGATATCATCGCTCAACACCACAAAATCGGCAAACTTGCCCGCTTCAATGCTTCCTTTTTCATTTTCTTCAAAGTTTGAATACGCAGCCCATATGGTCATGCCTTTCAAGGCTTCCTCACGGGTCAGGGCATCTTTCATCTGAAAGCCTCCCTCGGGATAGTTATCCAGGTCTTTTCGCGCCACAGCTGCATAAAAGGTCAAAAACGGATTTACGCGTTCCACTGGAAAATCCGTGCCAAGCGCCACCAGTCCCGCTTTGTCGAGCAAGGTTTTAAAGGCATAGGCCCCTCTGACCCTTTCAGGCCCCAACCGGTCTTCGGCCCAATACATATCACTGGTCGCATGGGTGGGCTGCACCGAGGGTATTATGCCATCTTGAAAGTAATCAAAGTCTTCGGGCGATACCACTTGTGCATGCT
This portion of the Flagellimonas lutaonensis genome encodes:
- a CDS encoding DUF6588 family protein is translated as MKKIFLCMLLSWGSLAMAQSNINDLFAAGLSDAERFTTAYLAPVSEAAIFNMSNGWYNSGDAKPLGGFEISLIGNITGFKNKDDKKAFTLNTADYENLQFVDGSTSKSVSTALGDIEGVRVFVEAEIAPGVTERAEFELPSGLSSEGINFVPSGYLQASVGLIKGLEVKARFLPKINTDDVSISLLGGGLQYDFTKALPADKLLPVAISAVIGYTSLNGEYDFTDTDVIAGENQRIDTQFNTWNFSAVVSTKMPVINFYGGLGYVTGKSETDVLGTYIVRQGPFQTTYEDPFSITEKVSGVTANIGTKLKLGFFRINVDYNISEFSTLTAGINFGFR
- the gyrB gene encoding DNA topoisomerase (ATP-hydrolyzing) subunit B gives rise to the protein MSEEVNSKQYSADSIQALEGMEHVRMRPSMYIGDVGTRGLHHLVYEVVDNSIDEALAGHCDTISVIINEDNSITVKDNGRGIPVGLHKKEGVSALEVVMTKIGAGGKFDKDSYKVSGGLHGVGVSVVNALSVSLKATVHREGKIWEQEYERGKTLYPVKSVGESSETGTIVTFKPDHQIFTQTTEFNYETLANRMRELSYLNKGVTITLTDKRNKDEKGEYISEIFYSEEGLKEFIRFLDGNREPLIQDVISMEGEKNGIPVEVAMVYNNSYTENLHSYVNNINTHEGGTHLSGFRRGLTTTLKKYADNSGMLDKLKFEVSGDDFREGLTAIVSVKVAEPQFEGQTKTKLGNREVSSAVSQAVSEMLTNYLEEHPDDAKSVVQKVILAAQARHAAQKAREMVQRKNPMTGGGLPGKLSDCSDQNPENCELFLVEGDSAGGTAKQGRDRNFQAILPLRGKILNVEKAMQHKVFENEEIRNIYTALGVTIGTEEDSKALNLEKLRYHKVIIMCDADVDGSHIETLILTFFFRYMRELIEAGHVYIATPPLYLVKKGSKKRYAWNDKERDEIIESMGGGASVQRYKGLGEMNAEQLWDTTMNPQYRTLRQVTIDNATESDRIFSMLMGDEVPPRREFIEKNAVYANIDA
- the asnB gene encoding asparagine synthase B, coding for MCGIVCAFDLKESTETLRPQLLEMSKKVRHRGPDWSGIYADDKAILAHERLAIVDPASGKQPLVSPDGKLILAANGEMYNHRELRKQFEGTYDFKTQSDCEVILALYQKKGPDFIDELNGIFGFAIYDTEKDEYFVARDHMGIIPLYMGWDRNGTFYVASELKALEGVCSKIELFPPGHYLHSSDGELKQWYQRDWMEYEAVKENETSIREVREALEAAVHRQLMSDVPYGVLLSGGLDSSVTSAIAKKYSQKRIESDDTKDAWWPQLHSFSVGLEGSPDLAAARLVADYIGTVHHEIKFTIQEGLDAIKDVIYNIETYDITTIRASTPMYLMARVIKSMGIKMVLSGEGADELFGGYLYFHKAPSPKDFHEETVRKLGKLHMYDCLRANKSLAAWGIEGRVPFLDKEFIDVAMRINPKDKMINGERMEKWVIRKAFESYLPESVAWRQKEQFSDGVGYSWIDTLKELVEKEVSDEQMKNAHFKFPIQTPTTKEEYYYRSIFESHFPSDAAALSVPQEPSVACSTKIALEWDEAFKNMNDPSGRAVAKVHADAYVK
- a CDS encoding DUF2911 domain-containing protein translates to MKKIYLLLTLVLALVFNNETNAQEFSGLDKSPADIAAYPSSYRVSDKAVRVIYSRPQLKGRSLSELAPEGKVWRTGANEAPEITFYKDAKVGGQDIKAGTYSLFTIPGENEWTIILNKNLNQWGAYSYDSDADVARIKAKASSSSESLEAFSITFDNNGNMHMGWGTTRVEVPISY